From Firmicutes bacterium CAG:345, the proteins below share one genomic window:
- a CDS encoding diguanylate cyclase domain protein (product inferred by homology to UniProt), translating to MRISSKKLALISLILFILNNVLCVITGFGLLPYSSILFPIFLSLDLIVCSVTFFILAKYIYDSKTKNLLNEENIRNFGSAKDFYSYYVFAHRVQYQIMHLKKGEEAYVVRFSSFSNTQTISSYASSVVKFNGYVADFLISYFSKSKNRIKKEVSFCYYHDTFIIYIKDNVNGLNKIINDIDNELYKINQEHDLKLFIQPYYGVVLAEKKKNTVIDLIAKSSVARKVAQINFQEVVFYEKTMEKEDDTVLANSINEAIENNEFVVYYQPKFNLVLNKFISSEALVRWDNPKRGLLSPSQFVPQAEQMGMIHKIDMYIFERVCKDLQDCKKKGRRLLPVSINFSLYEFYNHGFIDDLVNIMEKYNVPPTLIEIEITEQTNNANNFIANSILKRIKELGIRILMDDFGIGYSNIMNIRKSPIDVIKIDKSFIDDIVIDAKTRSIVQFLIQLCKVNGMESIAEGVNDAKQVAILRKLQCDTIQGYYYSKPLNRNDFEKLLLQNDFEKKGATEK from the coding sequence ATGAGAATAAGTTCCAAAAAACTAGCTTTGATAAGCTTGATATTGTTTATACTGAATAACGTTTTATGCGTTATTACTGGTTTTGGTTTATTACCTTATAGTTCTATTTTATTCCCTATTTTCTTATCTTTAGATTTAATTGTTTGTTCAGTTACATTTTTTATTCTTGCTAAATATATCTATGATTCTAAAACCAAAAATCTTTTAAATGAAGAAAACATTAGAAACTTCGGTTCAGCTAAAGATTTTTATAGTTACTATGTTTTTGCTCATCGCGTTCAATATCAAATTATGCATTTGAAAAAAGGAGAAGAAGCTTATGTTGTAAGATTTTCTTCTTTCAGCAATACACAGACTATTTCTTCTTATGCATCTTCAGTTGTTAAATTCAATGGTTATGTCGCAGACTTTTTAATCTCTTATTTTTCAAAGTCGAAAAATAGAATTAAAAAAGAAGTTTCTTTTTGCTATTATCATGATACATTTATCATTTATATCAAAGATAATGTCAACGGCTTGAATAAGATTATCAATGATATCGATAACGAATTATATAAAATTAATCAAGAACATGATTTAAAGCTTTTCATTCAACCATATTATGGTGTTGTTTTAGCTGAGAAGAAAAAGAATACGGTTATTGATTTAATCGCTAAATCTTCGGTAGCTCGTAAAGTTGCGCAAATCAATTTCCAAGAAGTTGTTTTCTATGAAAAGACTATGGAAAAAGAAGATGATACAGTACTCGCTAATAGCATCAATGAAGCTATAGAAAATAATGAATTTGTTGTTTATTATCAACCGAAATTCAATTTGGTTTTAAACAAATTCATCTCATCCGAAGCCTTGGTAAGATGGGATAATCCTAAAAGAGGACTTCTTTCTCCTAGCCAATTTGTTCCTCAAGCTGAACAGATGGGAATGATCCATAAAATAGATATGTATATCTTTGAAAGAGTTTGTAAAGATCTTCAAGATTGTAAGAAAAAAGGAAGAAGACTACTTCCAGTTTCTATCAATTTTTCATTATATGAATTCTATAATCATGGATTTATCGATGATCTTGTGAACATTATGGAAAAATATAATGTTCCACCAACACTTATCGAAATAGAAATTACTGAACAGACAAACAACGCTAATAACTTTATCGCTAATTCTATTTTAAAAAGAATTAAAGAATTGGGTATCAGAATTTTAATGGATGATTTCGGTATAGGTTATTCCAATATTATGAATATTAGAAAATCTCCAATTGATGTCATTAAAATTGATAAATCATTTATTGATGATATAGTAATCGATGCAAAAACTAGAAGTATCGTTCAATTTTTAATTCAACTTTGTAAAGTCAATGGTATGGAATCAATTGCTGAAGGTGTCAATGATGCTAAGCAAGTTGCTATACTAAGAAAATTACAATGCGATACTATT